Proteins encoded in a region of the Magnetospirillum sp. genome:
- the ilvN gene encoding acetolactate synthase small subunit yields MPQTPAAIERHTIAVIVDNEPGVLARVIGLFSGRGYNIESLTVAETDAAKHQSRITVVTTGTPMVIEQIKAQLDRLVPVHRVSDLTQEGAHVARELALVKVISKGNERVEALRIADIFRAKAIDSTIGSFVFEITGSGEKIDAFVNLMVPLGLAEVSRTGIVAIARGEARM; encoded by the coding sequence GTGCCCCAAACGCCAGCCGCCATCGAGCGCCATACCATCGCCGTCATCGTCGACAACGAACCGGGCGTGCTTGCGCGCGTCATCGGCCTGTTTTCCGGCCGCGGCTACAATATTGAGAGCCTGACCGTCGCCGAAACCGACGCCGCCAAGCACCAGAGCCGTATCACCGTCGTCACGACCGGGACGCCGATGGTGATCGAGCAGATCAAAGCCCAGCTCGACCGCCTGGTGCCCGTGCATCGCGTATCGGACTTGACGCAAGAAGGTGCGCATGTCGCGCGCGAACTGGCGCTGGTGAAGGTCATCTCGAAGGGCAACGAGCGCGTGGAAGCCTTGCGCATTGCCGACATTTTCCGCGCCAAAGCCATCGACAGCACCATCGGCTCGTTCGTGTTCGAAATCACGGGTTCGGGCGAAAAAATCGACGCCTTCGTCAATCTGATGGTGCCGCTGGGCCTCGCCGAGGTCAGCCGCACCGGCATCGTCGCCATTGCGCGCGGCGAAGCGCGGATGTAA
- a CDS encoding acetolactate synthase 3 large subunit, with the protein MSTAPDAKLAQDTAPLSGAEIVLKALAEQGVDVIFGYPGGAVLPIYDALFQQNSVRHILVRAEAGAVHAAEGYARSTGKVGVVLVTSGPGATNAVTGLVDALMDSIPLVCLTGQVPTHLIGNDAFQEADTTGITRPATKHNYLVKDVKNLSKTIHEAFHVARSGRPGPVVIDLPKDVLMAKTEYAPAPAKPHPTYAPRTEPDAKAIAQAVDLMLGSKRPILYTGGGIINSGPDASAALIELAHLTGFPTTSTLMGLGAMPASDPLFLGMLGMHGTYEANLTMHGCDVMVNLGARFDDRVTGRLNAFSPNSKKIHADIDPSSINKNVRVDVPVVGDAGKIVRAMIAEWKRRVSAGAKPDKKALADWWTQIEQWRKRDCLAYMHSAEIVKPQYALERLQALTAHRDDVYISTEVGQHQMWAAQFMKFQKPNRWMTSGGLGTMGYGLPAAMGVQIAHPDALCIDVAGEASILMNIQELSTIVQYRLPVKTFILNNQYMGMVRQWQELLHGSRYSESYMDALPDFVKLAEAFGCVGLRATKVSEVDDVIKEMIAVKRPVVVDMCVDQKENCFPMIPSGAAHNEMILGPSDKQPGTGGGSSGKGPISEEGMVLV; encoded by the coding sequence ATGTCGACCGCTCCCGATGCGAAGCTCGCCCAGGACACCGCCCCGTTGTCGGGTGCGGAGATCGTCCTCAAAGCGCTGGCCGAGCAGGGCGTCGACGTAATTTTCGGCTATCCGGGCGGTGCGGTGCTGCCGATCTACGACGCGCTGTTCCAGCAGAATTCCGTGCGCCACATCCTCGTGCGCGCCGAAGCAGGGGCCGTGCACGCGGCCGAAGGTTATGCGCGCTCGACCGGCAAGGTCGGCGTGGTGCTCGTCACGTCCGGCCCTGGGGCCACCAACGCCGTCACGGGCCTTGTCGATGCGCTGATGGATTCGATCCCGCTCGTCTGCTTGACGGGCCAGGTGCCGACGCACCTGATCGGCAACGACGCCTTCCAAGAGGCCGACACGACCGGCATCACGCGGCCCGCGACCAAGCACAATTATCTCGTCAAAGACGTCAAGAACCTGTCGAAGACGATCCACGAAGCCTTCCACGTGGCGCGCAGCGGCCGCCCCGGCCCGGTCGTGATCGATCTTCCCAAAGACGTGCTGATGGCGAAGACCGAATATGCCCCGGCCCCCGCCAAGCCGCATCCGACCTATGCGCCGCGCACCGAGCCCGATGCCAAAGCGATCGCCCAGGCGGTCGATCTGATGCTGGGGTCCAAGCGCCCGATCCTCTACACGGGCGGCGGCATCATCAATTCCGGCCCCGATGCGTCGGCGGCCTTGATCGAGCTCGCCCATCTCACCGGCTTCCCGACCACCAGCACGCTGATGGGGCTGGGTGCGATGCCCGCATCCGATCCGCTGTTCTTGGGCATGCTCGGCATGCACGGCACCTACGAGGCCAATCTCACGATGCATGGCTGCGACGTGATGGTGAATCTGGGTGCGCGCTTCGACGACCGCGTGACCGGGCGCCTCAACGCGTTTTCGCCCAATTCCAAGAAGATCCACGCCGACATCGACCCGTCCTCGATCAACAAAAACGTGCGCGTGGACGTGCCCGTCGTCGGCGATGCCGGCAAGATCGTGCGCGCCATGATCGCCGAGTGGAAGCGCCGCGTCTCCGCCGGTGCCAAGCCCGACAAGAAGGCGCTCGCCGATTGGTGGACGCAGATCGAGCAATGGCGCAAGCGCGATTGCTTGGCCTACATGCATTCGGCCGAAATCGTGAAGCCGCAATACGCGCTCGAGCGCCTGCAGGCCCTCACGGCCCATCGCGACGACGTGTATATCTCGACGGAAGTGGGCCAGCATCAGATGTGGGCGGCCCAGTTCATGAAGTTCCAGAAGCCCAATCGCTGGATGACGTCGGGCGGCCTCGGCACGATGGGCTACGGTCTGCCCGCCGCCATGGGCGTGCAGATCGCGCACCCGGACGCGCTGTGCATCGACGTTGCCGGCGAAGCTTCGATCCTGATGAATATCCAGGAACTCAGCACCATCGTGCAGTACCGGCTGCCGGTAAAGACGTTCATCTTGAACAACCAATATATGGGCATGGTGCGCCAGTGGCAGGAACTGCTGCACGGCTCGCGCTATTCGGAAAGCTACATGGATGCGCTGCCCGACTTCGTGAAGCTCGCCGAAGCCTTCGGCTGCGTGGGCCTGCGCGCCACCAAGGTTTCCGAGGTCGACGACGTGATCAAGGAAATGATCGCGGTCAAGCGCCCGGTCGTGGTCGACATGTGCGTCGACCAGAAAGAAAACTGCTTCCCGATGATCCCGTCGGGGGCTGCGCACAACGAAATGATTCTCGGCCCCAGCGACAAGCAGCCGGGAACCGGCGGGGGCAGCAGCGGCAAAGGCCCGATCTCGGAAGAAGGCATGGTGCTGGTCTAA
- the miaA gene encoding tRNA (adenosine(37)-N6)-dimethylallyltransferase MiaA, whose translation MVKPVGERKPDALIVAGPTASGKSALAMAIAREFDGVVINADSMQLYAELDVLTARPSRADEAAVPHRLYGVWKAASHGTVGRWRQAALAEIAAANAAGKLAVVCGGTGMYLKMLVEGLSHVPPIPPEIRDAVRARFSDIGAAAFHAELAARDPVAGAKLTMADSQRMLRAYEVVEATGRTLSDFQAADPLMVATWPTLVLLPPREAHRAAIAARTRKMAENGALDEVRALLAQNLPDTLPAMRALGVREFAGHLAGQYDFDSVINMLSLATAKFAKRQATWFRGQMKHALRFDAQYSESLMGQIRTFVKQIR comes from the coding sequence ATGGTGAAGCCGGTGGGCGAGCGCAAGCCCGATGCGCTCATCGTCGCGGGCCCGACCGCGTCGGGCAAATCGGCTCTTGCGATGGCGATCGCGCGCGAATTCGACGGCGTGGTGATCAACGCGGATTCGATGCAGCTCTACGCCGAGCTCGACGTGCTGACCGCGCGCCCGTCGCGCGCAGACGAAGCCGCTGTGCCGCATCGTCTCTACGGCGTGTGGAAGGCCGCCTCGCACGGCACGGTCGGGCGCTGGCGCCAAGCGGCCTTGGCCGAAATCGCGGCTGCAAACGCCGCAGGGAAACTTGCGGTCGTCTGCGGCGGGACCGGCATGTATCTCAAAATGCTGGTCGAGGGTTTGAGCCACGTGCCGCCGATCCCGCCTGAAATCCGCGACGCCGTTCGCGCCAGATTTTCCGACATCGGTGCGGCCGCATTCCATGCCGAGCTTGCGGCGCGTGATCCCGTTGCGGGTGCCAAGCTCACGATGGCTGACAGCCAGCGCATGCTGCGCGCCTATGAGGTCGTCGAAGCCACCGGCCGCACGCTGTCCGACTTTCAAGCGGCCGACCCGCTTATGGTCGCGACATGGCCCACGCTCGTGTTGCTGCCGCCGCGCGAGGCGCATCGGGCGGCCATTGCGGCGCGCACGCGCAAAATGGCAGAAAACGGCGCTTTGGACGAGGTGCGCGCCCTGCTTGCCCAAAACCTGCCCGACACGCTGCCCGCCATGCGCGCCTTGGGCGTGCGCGAATTCGCTGGGCATCTCGCTGGGCAGTACGATTTTGATAGTGTGATCAATATGTTGAGCCTCGCGACGGCGAAATTTGCCAAGCGCCAGGCGACCTGGTTCCGCGGCCAGATGAAACATGCGCTGCGCTTCGATGCGCAATATTCGGAAAGTCTGATGGGTCAGATTCGCACGTTTGTTAAACAAATCCGTTGA
- the serB gene encoding phosphoserine phosphatase SerB: MKLVLVLTADPAKPALDAATLAEFAAAFGPARILAPGIAAELYPNDEDPARILATSRTLVGARAIDANVVPALGRKKRLLVADMESTLIENEMLDDLAERLGIGPHVAAITRRAMNGELDFRSALTERVGLLKGHDEALLAQAAEGIRIVPGAATLAATMAANGALTAIVSGGFTFYTSRMRRQLGFARDYANTLNVENGKLLGTVAEPILGREAKLATLEKLAAEIEAPLEATLSVGDGANDLAMLGAAGFGVAFRAKPAVAAQARLNIVHCDLTALLYLQGYAANEFAAPKEAFA; encoded by the coding sequence ATGAAGCTTGTCCTTGTCCTGACTGCCGATCCCGCGAAACCCGCACTCGATGCGGCCACGCTTGCCGAATTCGCCGCCGCATTCGGGCCGGCGCGCATCCTCGCCCCCGGCATTGCCGCCGAGCTTTACCCGAACGACGAAGATCCTGCACGCATTCTGGCGACTTCTCGAACGCTGGTGGGCGCGCGCGCCATCGACGCCAATGTGGTACCCGCACTGGGCCGCAAAAAGCGCCTACTCGTGGCCGACATGGAATCGACCCTCATCGAAAACGAAATGCTCGACGATCTGGCCGAGCGCTTGGGCATCGGCCCGCATGTGGCCGCGATCACGCGCCGTGCCATGAACGGCGAGCTCGATTTCCGTTCAGCCCTCACCGAACGCGTCGGCCTGCTCAAAGGCCACGACGAAGCACTGCTGGCGCAAGCGGCCGAGGGTATCCGCATCGTGCCGGGTGCCGCCACGCTTGCCGCGACGATGGCGGCCAATGGGGCGCTGACCGCGATCGTCTCGGGCGGATTTACGTTCTATACGTCGCGCATGCGCCGCCAACTCGGCTTCGCGCGCGACTACGCCAACACGCTCAACGTCGAAAACGGCAAGCTTCTCGGAACCGTCGCCGAGCCCATCCTGGGCCGCGAAGCAAAACTCGCCACGCTCGAAAAGCTCGCGGCCGAAATCGAAGCGCCGCTCGAGGCGACGCTCAGCGTCGGCGACGGTGCCAACGACCTTGCGATGCTGGGGGCGGCAGGCTTCGGCGTGGCGTTCCGCGCCAAACCGGCGGTCGCCGCCCAAGCGCGCCTCAACATCGTGCATTGCGACCTGACCGCCCTATTGTATCTGCAAGGCTACGCGGCAAACGAGTTCGCAGCCCCCAAAGAGGCGTTCGCATGA
- a CDS encoding UbiX family flavin prenyltransferase, which produces MTKRLVVGISGASGAIYGVRALQALKAAGIETHLVMTKTAAMTLAYETEWTAREVTALADVVHSSEDLGAAISSGSFKTLGMLVAPCSMRSVSEIAYGNTTGLLTRAADVQLKERRRVVLLAREAPLHVGHLRALTQAAEIGAVILPPVPAFYAKPKTIDDLVAHTVGRALDLFDIDTGLVKRWGETPSV; this is translated from the coding sequence ATGACCAAACGGCTTGTTGTCGGCATTTCGGGCGCATCGGGGGCGATCTACGGCGTGCGCGCGTTGCAAGCGCTGAAAGCCGCCGGCATCGAAACGCATCTCGTGATGACCAAAACCGCGGCCATGACGCTCGCCTACGAGACCGAATGGACCGCGCGCGAAGTGACCGCACTTGCCGACGTCGTGCATTCTTCCGAGGATTTGGGGGCGGCGATTTCGTCGGGCTCGTTCAAGACGCTCGGCATGCTCGTGGCCCCGTGCTCGATGCGCTCGGTCTCCGAGATCGCCTACGGCAACACGACAGGCCTGCTCACGCGCGCGGCCGACGTGCAATTGAAAGAACGCCGCCGCGTGGTGCTGCTGGCGCGCGAAGCGCCCTTGCATGTGGGCCATCTGCGGGCCCTCACGCAGGCCGCCGAAATCGGGGCAGTGATCCTGCCGCCGGTCCCGGCCTTCTACGCCAAACCCAAGACGATCGACGATCTCGTGGCGCACACGGTGGGCCGCGCCCTCGACCTGTTCGACATCGACACCGGCCTCGTCAAACGCTGGGGCGAAACGCCCAGCGTTTGA
- a CDS encoding DegQ family serine endoprotease → MIVRALASAALVLTLALAQPFAVQAQAQAPTSQSPGRAVPNTLAPNTFADLAERLLPAVVNIQVVTAQAAQAGPRGQGPQGQGPQQRRPDGQPQFPPGSPFEEFFREFENRQGRGPDQPQQRRGQSLGSGFVVDAAGFIVTNNHVIDGAEEIRVVFHDNQTLTAKLVGKDARTDLALLKVESRTPLPFVRFGDSDRSRVGDWVVAIGNPFGLGGTVTQGIISARQRDINAGPYDDFLQTDASINRGNSGGPLFNLQGDVIGVNTAIYSPTGGSVGIGFSIPSSIATNVVAQLRKDGRVRRGWLGVNIQSVTDEIAEGVGLDKARGALVARVPDNGPAAKSNIRAGDVIVKFDGKDVTDMRRLPRLVAETPVEKSVKVEVWRNRGIVTLDVTLGELEDEQAAQAAPGARPTPGQPAPGAPRNELDVLGMTLAPVSPELRQRFQLPERQRGVVVTAVVDGSVAQERGIRPGDVIVEVAQTEVAQPGQVQDKVREQRTQGRRSVLIMVERGGEQRFVGLPVEPRG, encoded by the coding sequence GTGATCGTCCGCGCCCTCGCTTCCGCTGCCCTCGTTCTGACCTTGGCCCTGGCCCAGCCTTTTGCCGTGCAGGCACAGGCCCAAGCGCCCACATCGCAGAGCCCGGGCCGCGCCGTGCCCAACACGCTGGCGCCCAACACGTTCGCCGATTTGGCCGAGCGGTTGCTGCCGGCGGTCGTGAACATCCAGGTCGTCACGGCCCAAGCCGCGCAGGCGGGTCCGCGCGGGCAGGGGCCGCAGGGCCAAGGGCCGCAGCAGCGCCGCCCCGATGGGCAGCCGCAATTTCCGCCGGGCTCGCCGTTCGAGGAATTCTTCCGCGAGTTCGAGAACCGCCAGGGTCGCGGCCCCGATCAGCCGCAGCAGCGCCGCGGCCAGTCGCTGGGCTCGGGCTTCGTCGTCGATGCGGCCGGCTTCATCGTGACGAACAACCATGTGATCGACGGTGCCGAGGAAATCCGCGTCGTCTTCCACGACAACCAGACCCTCACGGCCAAGCTCGTGGGCAAGGATGCGCGCACCGACCTCGCCTTGTTGAAGGTCGAGAGCCGTACGCCGCTGCCCTTCGTGCGTTTCGGCGACAGCGACAGATCGCGTGTCGGCGACTGGGTCGTGGCGATCGGGAACCCCTTTGGGCTTGGCGGTACGGTCACGCAAGGCATCATCTCCGCACGCCAGCGCGATATCAACGCAGGCCCCTACGACGATTTCCTGCAGACCGACGCCTCGATCAATCGCGGCAATTCGGGCGGGCCCTTGTTCAATCTCCAGGGCGACGTGATCGGCGTCAACACGGCGATCTATTCGCCGACCGGCGGCTCGGTCGGCATCGGCTTCTCGATCCCGTCTTCGATCGCGACGAACGTGGTCGCGCAATTGCGCAAAGACGGCCGCGTGCGGCGCGGCTGGCTCGGCGTGAACATCCAGAGTGTCACCGACGAAATCGCCGAGGGCGTGGGCCTCGACAAGGCGCGTGGGGCCCTCGTGGCGCGCGTGCCCGACAACGGCCCCGCCGCCAAGTCGAACATCCGTGCGGGCGACGTCATCGTGAAGTTCGACGGCAAGGACGTGACCGACATGCGCCGCCTGCCGCGCCTCGTGGCCGAAACGCCGGTCGAAAAAAGCGTGAAGGTCGAGGTGTGGCGCAATCGCGGCATCGTGACGCTCGACGTGACGTTGGGCGAGCTCGAAGACGAGCAGGCGGCCCAAGCGGCCCCGGGTGCCCGTCCCACACCGGGCCAGCCCGCACCGGGCGCGCCGCGCAACGAGCTCGACGTGCTCGGCATGACGCTCGCGCCCGTGTCGCCCGAACTGCGCCAGCGCTTCCAATTGCCCGAGCGCCAGCGCGGCGTGGTGGTGACGGCTGTCGTCGACGGCTCGGTCGCGCAGGAGCGCGGCATTCGTCCAGGCGACGTGATCGTCGAAGTGGCGCAGACCGAAGTCGCCCAGCCCGGCCAGGTTCAGGACAAGGTGCGCGAGCAGCGCACCCAAGGCCGCCGCTCGGTGCTGATTATGGTCGAGCGCGGCGGCGAGCAGCGCTTCGTGGGCTTGCCGGTCGAACCGCGCGGCTGA
- the hflC gene encoding protease modulator HflC: MNQTRLIVAAVALVAVLFAAINAFFTVAQDKQALVLQFGAPVRVVKDPGLQFKLPFVQNVLYFEKRLLDFDDTPREIVLGDQNRVVVDVFARYRIVDPLAFFTTARNEFGMRQRLANAVQSNLQNTFGGVPLQALLTDRRSDLMRQITAGVVGETRNFGIEVVDVRIMRADLPPDNSNAIYARMQTEREREARQARAEGAEGAQRIRAEADRERTVLLAEAQRQASVTRAEGDKEAADIYARTYNANAEFYAFWRSLEAYRRAIGDTNATIVLSPDSEFFRYFRERGVNAPAPARR, encoded by the coding sequence ATGAACCAGACCCGTCTCATCGTCGCAGCCGTCGCCCTCGTGGCGGTGCTGTTTGCGGCCATCAACGCCTTCTTCACGGTGGCGCAGGACAAACAGGCGCTCGTGCTGCAGTTCGGCGCACCCGTGCGCGTGGTCAAGGATCCGGGCCTGCAGTTCAAGCTGCCCTTCGTCCAGAACGTGCTCTATTTCGAGAAGCGCTTGCTCGATTTCGACGACACGCCGCGCGAAATCGTGCTGGGCGACCAGAACCGCGTGGTGGTGGACGTGTTCGCGCGCTACCGCATCGTCGATCCGCTTGCCTTCTTCACGACCGCGCGCAACGAGTTCGGCATGCGCCAGCGCTTGGCCAATGCCGTGCAGTCGAACCTGCAGAACACGTTCGGCGGCGTGCCGTTGCAGGCACTGCTCACCGACCGGCGTTCGGACCTCATGCGCCAGATCACGGCGGGCGTGGTCGGCGAGACGCGCAATTTCGGCATCGAAGTGGTGGATGTGCGCATCATGCGTGCCGACCTGCCGCCCGACAACTCGAACGCGATCTACGCGCGCATGCAGACCGAGCGCGAGCGCGAAGCGCGCCAGGCGCGTGCCGAAGGTGCGGAAGGGGCCCAGCGCATCCGCGCCGAAGCCGACCGCGAGCGCACGGTGCTGCTGGCGGAAGCCCAGCGCCAGGCGTCGGTCACGCGCGCCGAAGGCGACAAGGAAGCCGCCGACATCTACGCGCGTACCTACAATGCCAATGCGGAGTTCTACGCCTTCTGGCGCAGCCTCGAGGCGTATCGCCGGGCCATCGGCGACACCAACGCCACGATCGTGCTCTCGCCGGACAGCGAGTTCTTCCGCTATTTCCGCGAACGCGGCGTCAACGCGCCGGCCCCCGCCCGACGCTGA